In one window of Mytilus galloprovincialis chromosome 6, xbMytGall1.hap1.1, whole genome shotgun sequence DNA:
- the LOC143079409 gene encoding sex peptide receptor-like, which produces MYSKIRFDEPKSNSTSLTILHMNKSTEFDGNNTSTEIGGNYSETTGDYYYYYYDLPYQMVTKKWQVPIFAYLYSGISLLTILVNIMVIYVFAKKKMRSQTTFLLSSLACSDSVICLAVAVYHIYFHLLEHYRDPVEYKWCILKHVLHIMEEMARSSSNWITALLGIQRFVCICFPFRARSLCSIKASIIAVLVSVIVGIVVYIYEAVSVEIFPFSIKNGSTFLYEGCLLGTRYGVTQTSVMVSYIISGFVTRFLPCLVLFITTILLARKLQRRKRGIAADVHDRNRSSAQMKRLNGLVFIILTIFLLSELQDTIAFCIYAYELATDRKRKVLTADADDHWDTWGNLLSLFSYHCNFWIFFLMSSQFRSAFYDTCSSVRTRQFSSSTRTTMMFSNFLTETDFKPLQRPNK; this is translated from the coding sequence ATGTACTCGAAAATTCGATTTGATGAACCTAAGAGTAATTCAACATCCCTGACAATATTACATATGAACAAATCTACAGAATTTGACGGGAATAACACCTCTACAGAAATTGGTGGGAACTACAGCGAGACAACAGGCgactattactactactactatgATCTGCCATATCAAATGGTAACAAAGAAATGGCAGGTTCCTATTTTTGCGTATTTATATTCTGGAATATCACTCTTGACAATTTTAGTAAACATTATGGTAATTTACGTATTTGCGAAGAAAAAGATGCGTTCGCAGACGACATTTTTGCTATCATCGCTTGCTTGCTCTGATTCAGTGATATGTTTGGCAGTCGCGGTCTATCACATATACTTTCATCTACTGGAACATTACAGGGATCCAGTTGAATATAAATGGTGTATTTTAAAGCACGTGCTTCATATAATGGAAGAAATGGCTCGATCCTCATCAAACTGGATAACAGCGCTTTTGGGCATTCAACGTTTTGTCTGCATTTGCTTTCCCTTCCGGGCTAGATCTTTATGTTCCATTAAAGCATCAATAATTGCTGTTCTAGTTTCTGTGATAGTCGGTATCGTCGTCTATATATATGAAGCCGTTTCAGTGGAAATTTTTCCGTTTTCTATAAAGAACGGAAGTACTTTTCTTTATGAAGGTTGTTTATTGGGAACGAGATACGGAGTAACACAAACATCAGTAATGGTAAGTTATATCATCAGCGGATTTGTTACTAGATTTTTGCCATGTTTAGTTCTATTTATAACAACAATACTTCTCGCAAGAAAGCTACAACGTCGGAAGCGTGGAATAGCTGCAGATGTGCACGACAGGAATAGATCGTCTGCTCAAATGAAAAGACTGAACGGTCTTGTATTTATTATTctaacaatatttttattatcagaATTGCAAGACACTATTGCATTTTGCATATATGCATATGAGTTAGCAACGGATAGAAAAAGAAAAGTTTTAACTGCCGACGCAGACGATCACTGGGATACATGGGGAAATCTATTGTCATTGTTCAGTTACCATTGTAACTTTTGGATCTTCTTTCTGATGAGTTCACAGTTCCGATCTGCATTTTATGACACGTGTTCGTCTGTTCGTACAAGACAGTTCTCTTCGTCTACGAGGACAACGATGATGTTTAGTAATTTCTTAACGGAAACCGATTTTAAACCATTGCAAAGACCAAATAAATGA